CGGGCACGCCCGCGCACACCGGCCTTGCCGCGGCGACCTTGGCCGGCGGCACCACGGTCGCAGCGTGGCTGGAATCATGGCGGCGTTTCGTGCGACCGGATGACGTGGTGGTGGCGTGGGGCCATTACTACGGCGATCTGGCGGCGGCCGAGGGGCTGCCGTTGCCGACGGGCGGCGTCGATCTGCGCGTCGCCTTGTCGCAGCTCATGCACGAACGGGCCGGAACGATCGAAGACTGGATCGCCGAGTTGAAGCTGACCCCGCCGCCCCTGCCGATGCCCGGTCGCGCCGGACGCCGCCTGGCCGCGCTGCTGGCCTTGCTGGAAGTGGTGAAGAATCCCCCGCTGCGGCGCGGACGACCGGCGCCGCGCCGGCTGGCCCTCGTCTAGCGGCTGTCGCGCCCGAGTTTTCCGACGTGGCGGATGTCTTTGCCCTTGACCATGAAGACCACCATCTCGGCCAGGTTGGTGGCGTGGTCGCCGATGCGTTCAAGGTATTTGGCGATCGACTGCAGGCGCGTGGCGCGATGGATGTTGCGCACGTCTTCCATCATGTACGTCAAGAGCTCGCGAAAGATCTGGTGGTAATAGGCGTCGATGTTCACGTCGCGCTCGATCACCCGCTGGGCCAGCTCCGGATCGCTGGCCACGAAGGCGTCCAGGGCGTCGTGCAACATTCCCTGCACGTCCTCCGCCATGCGCGGCAGATCGACGTACGGTTTCAGCGGCGGCTCTTGATTGAGCTCGATCACCCGCTCGCACATGTTCACGCCCAGATCGCCGATGCGTTCCAGGTCGGTGACCAGCTTCAGCGCCATGGTGATGAACCGCAGGTCGGACGCCACCGGCTGCCGGCGCGCCAGCACCTGCATGCACAGGCTGTCGATGTCGACTTCCATCTGGTTGACGCTGCGATCAAAGGCGATCATCCGTTCGGCCAGCGTGGTGTCGCGCTCGGTGAGGGCGCGGATGCTGCCGGTGATGCTTTCTTCGACCTTGGCGCCCATCAGCAAGATCTGCTCGCGCAGCTTGCGCAGCTCTTGTTCGTAATCGCGGTTCGTGTGCTCGCGGCCCATGTCTCTCCCGTCAGCCGAAACGACCCGTGATGTAGTCTTCGGTCTTGGACTGGCTTGGTTTGGTGAACAATACCTGGGTTCGATCGACTTCGATCAAATCTCCCAGATAGAAAAACGCCGTGTAGTCCGACACCCGCGCCACCTGCTGCATGTTGTGGGTGACGATGACGACCGTGTACGCGTCGGA
The Polyangia bacterium genome window above contains:
- the phoU gene encoding phosphate signaling complex protein PhoU, whose protein sequence is MGREHTNRDYEQELRKLREQILLMGAKVEESITGSIRALTERDTTLAERMIAFDRSVNQMEVDIDSLCMQVLARRQPVASDLRFITMALKLVTDLERIGDLGVNMCERVIELNQEPPLKPYVDLPRMAEDVQGMLHDALDAFVASDPELAQRVIERDVNIDAYYHQIFRELLTYMMEDVRNIHRATRLQSIAKYLERIGDHATNLAEMVVFMVKGKDIRHVGKLGRDSR